Genomic window (Fibrobacter sp. UWH6):
AACCTTCGCAGGAGGAATCTTCGGTATTACCGACGCCCACATCTTTGACAAGAACGGGGAAACATACCACTCCTTCGGAATCGAGCCCGACCACCTCATCTACGACCCCGACAAGCAAATGGCCAAGGCTGTAGAAATTGCCACCCTACGCACAGAAAAAAGAACAGCCGGTTACGGCAAGGTCTCTACAGGAAACTTCGACAAGGAAGCAGCCGGAGAAAGCAGCGAGGCAAAGGTTCTTGACCGCGACTATATCCGCCGCGGCGCAGGAAGCTTCAGATTCAAGAAAGTAGCGAATTAGCACCTGTTACAGGTTTCGCATACGGACCATGACATCCGTCGTATCATTGGCCTTGACCGCAGGAGCGGCCAGGGTCTTTTCAATTTCTCCACGGATTTCGGCAACCTGTTTTTGCAGGCGGCCCAGGCGTTCCCCTTCCAGTTTGGGAGTCGCAATCATGGTCTTGCTGGTGGGATTGATCCAGGCGCCCTTCTCGTTCTTGAAACCGAAGTGCAGATGGGGGCCGGTGCTACGACCGGTGTTACCCACGCGGCCGATAACCTGACGGGGAGCCACCTTGGCACCGACACCTACACCGCGAACAGACAGGTGCATGTACCAGCTCTGGGAATTGTCGCGATGGCGGATTGCAATCTTGTTACCGCTTAAATCATCATAACCCGAAACCACGACCACACCTTCGGCCACGGCATAAACCGGAGTGCCCGTGGGGTTACCATAGTCAATACCGTGATGGCTCTTGCGCTGGCCTGTAATGGGGTGAATTCGGGAGCCATAGGGGCTTGTTACGTGGAGACGGTCCAAGGGGTAACGCAGACCGTCATAGACCAGGGCTTCGCCCTTTTCGGTATAGTGGGCGTTAAAGGAACTCTTGGGATCCGGATCCTCGTAGCGGAAGGCTTCGTGATGGCCCACAATGCGACCGTCGAATTCGGCATAGACCACCTTGCCGCTAATCCAGATAGAATCCTGATAGAACGTCTCTTCCAGAAGGATACGGAACTTGTCGCCGGCACGGGCCAGAGGGAAGGCCACCTTGCACTGGAGCACGCCACTGACGATACCCACCATGCGGCCAGGAATGCCCACCTTGAACAGGGTGCCGTTCAGGGTGCTGCCTTCGGTAAGAGCACCCTCGAAAATAGACATGCGGCGGGTCACCGGCTTTTCGATACGGCTATAGACGTAGCCCGTATCCGTCTTGCTCATCATGTGGATGGTGGCGGGAGAAGTGGCATAGCGGAATCGCTGAACGCTGCCTGTAGAATCCAGGGCGGCAAAGAAGACCTGCCCCACACGCATCTTGGAAAGTTCCACGCTATCCTGCATGCCAAGCACCAGCTTGCCGCGTTCCTTTTCGTTAATATGCATGCGGGAAAGCACCTGGAACAAGCCATCGCCAGCACGGACCGTATCATTTTCTACAATCCAGTTTCCGGGAAGCATCTGGGACTGTTCTATAGCCTGATTCAGGGAATCGATTTTGGCCTGAAGGGCGACACCCTCTGCCTGCAACTGCAGGATCTTTTCCTGTTCGTTACAACCCCAAAGGGTGATGACGCAAATGACTACCGCAAATTTTATAAAGAAACGGAACACAAACACCTCGACTATACAAGCTGCATTGTCAAATCTGCGAACCCTCAAAAAGCATCACATAAAATGCAGCTATTTCAGTTAACAAGCGCAAGATAAAAAAAGACCTCTCCCTTTGTTTGGAGAGGTCCTCAAATCATAAAAGATTTCAGCGCAAATTACTGTGCAGCGGCCGGAGCTTCTGCAGCAGCGGCGGGAGCAGCAGCCGGTGCAGCGGCAGCGGGTGCTTCTGCAGCGGGCTTAGCTTCAGCCTTGGGAGCTGCGGGCTTTGCAGCCTTAGCGGCGGGAGCCTTCTTTTCAGCCTTAGCGGGCTTCACTTCAGCCTTTGCTTCTTCCTTTGCGGGTTCAGCCTTGGGTTCGTCAGCAGAGTGGGTGTCGATCAATTCCATTTCGAACACGAGAGTGCTGTTACCCGGAATCTGCGGGCCACGACCACGGGGACCGTAAGCGATATCGCTGGGGATCCATGCGGTAACCTTTTCGCCAACCTTCATGAGCTTCAGCATTTCGGTCCAACCCGGAATCACTGCGCCAATGGGGAATTCCAGAGGTTCGCCACGATCGACGGAGCTATCGAACTTGGTGCCATCCAGGAGAGTACCGGTATAGTGAACCTTGACGATGTGGCCATCGGCAGGAGTTGCACCAGTACCTTCGGTAATTACCTTGTACTGAAGGCCGCTTTCGGTGGTAACGACACCTTCAGCAGTCTTGTTCTGAGCGAGGAAAGCTTCACCAGCAGCCTTGTTGTTGGCGGCAGCGATGCTATCCTTCATTTCCTTTTCCTTCTGACGGGACTGAGAAAGGTCGGTCAGGGTCTGGAAAATAACGGAATCGTTCATCAGGAAGCTTGCGGAATCTTCATTATAGCGTTCCTTGAAAGCCTGGATAAACACGTCGATGTCCAGATCGATGGAGTCGCGAGTCACCAGCTGGAAGTGAGCCTGGTTACCAAAGTGAGCACCGAGAGCGTAGCTATACTTATCCTTTTCAGTAACGAGAGCAGTCTTTTTTGCGGGAGCGGAACCCTGGCACAGCTGATCACAACCAGTCATAGCAAGAGCAATTGCACCTGCAGCAAGAAGCATTTTTTTGTTCATTTCATTCCTCTTTTTTTGTTAGACGAGTGGAAAAATAACAAAATGCGGCTTCAAAAGACAATCTGTAACGCATTTTTACCAAAAGATTTTCATATATTGCACTTTATTAAAAAAGTAAGGAATTTATATGTGTGGAATTGTCGCGTATATTGGGCAAAGTGAGGCTTTACCGATTCTAGTTGGCGGTCTAAAGAAGCTAGAATACCGTGGTTACGACAGTTCGGGCGTCGCCCTCATCGACAATGATGAAATCAGCACTGTCCGCGCATCGGGCAAAATTTCGGCATTGGAAGCTAAGCTCAAGGCCACCCCTGTAAGCGGAAGCATCGGTATCGCCCACACACGCTGGGCCACCCACGGCGCCCCCACCGAACAGAACGCCCACCCCCACCAGAGCTTTGACGGCAAGATTTCCATTGTCCATAACGGCATTATCGAAAACTATGCCTCCCTGAAGAAGCGTCTCCAGGCAGACGGCATCCTGTTCAAGTCCGAAACAGACACCGAAGTGGTGACTCACCTGATTGCAAAGTTCTACAAGGGCAACCTGAAGGAAGCGGTTCTCAAGGCCCTCTCCCTCATCGAAGGAACTTTCGGCCTGGCCGTCATCTGCAAGGATGAGCCCAATACTCTGATTGGCGCACGTCGCGGTAGCCCCCTGATTCTCGGTATCGGTCAGAACGAATTCTTCCTGGCCAGTGACGTTTCCGCCATCATCAGCCACACCCAGAAGGTGGTCTATCTGGACGACAACGACGTGGTGGAAATCCATCGTGAAAAGTACAACCTGCTGAACACCCAGAGCCAGCCGGTTCAGCACGAAGTCCAGGATGTGGAATTCGATGCGGACTCCATCGCCAAGGGCGGCTTCGCCCACTTCATGCTGAAGGAAATTTTTGAACAGCCCGAAGTGCTCCGCAACACCATGCGCGGACGCCTCCTGTGCGCCGAAGGCAACGCAAAGCTTGCAGGCCTCGACACCAACATCCGCGAGCTCCGCAACATCAACCGCATTATCATTACCGCCTGCGGTACCAGCTATTATGCCGGCATGGTTGGCGAATACATGATCGAAGATCTGGCAGGCGTTCCTGTTGAAGTGGAATACGCTTCCGAGTTCCGCTACCGCAACCCCATCATTAAGCCGGGCACCCTGGTGCTGGCCATTTCACAGTCCGGTGAAACCGCCGATACCTTGGCCGCATTGAAGGAAGCCCAGCAGAAGGGAGCCACCGCTCTTGCCATCTGTAACGGCGTTGGTTCTACCATCGCCCGTACAAGCGACGGTGGCGTTTATCTGCACGCCGGTCCCGAAATCGGTGTGGCAAGTACCAAGGCATTTACTTCCCAGGTGACCGTTCTTGCCATGATTGCATTGCTGTTGGGCCGTCAGCGTCGCCTCAGCTTTGAAAGCGGTGCAGACATCGTCAAGGCCATGCAGGAATTGCCGGAACAGGTGGAACAGACCCTCAAGCTTTCGGACCAGATTGCAGGCATCGCCCAGAAGTATGTAAAGGCCAACAACTTCCTTTATCTGGGACGCCACTACAACTACCCTGTTGCTATGGAAGGCGCTCTGAAGTTGAAGGAAATCAGCTACATCCATGCCGAAGGCTACCCCGCTGCAGAAATGAAGCACGGCCCCATCGCCCTGATCGACGAAAACATGCCCGTGGTGGTCATCGCCCCCAAGGACGCCCTCTTTGACAAGGTTATCAGTAACGTCCGTGAAATCAAGGCCCGAGGCGGTAAGGTTATCGCCATCACGACCGACGATTGTCACCCGCTGGATGAAATCGCCGACCATCTGATCAAGGTTCCCAAGACCATCAGCATGCTGATGC
Coding sequences:
- a CDS encoding M23 family metallopeptidase — encoded protein: MFRFFIKFAVVICVITLWGCNEQEKILQLQAEGVALQAKIDSLNQAIEQSQMLPGNWIVENDTVRAGDGLFQVLSRMHINEKERGKLVLGMQDSVELSKMRVGQVFFAALDSTGSVQRFRYATSPATIHMMSKTDTGYVYSRIEKPVTRRMSIFEGALTEGSTLNGTLFKVGIPGRMVGIVSGVLQCKVAFPLARAGDKFRILLEETFYQDSIWISGKVVYAEFDGRIVGHHEAFRYEDPDPKSSFNAHYTEKGEALVYDGLRYPLDRLHVTSPYGSRIHPITGQRKSHHGIDYGNPTGTPVYAVAEGVVVVSGYDDLSGNKIAIRHRDNSQSWYMHLSVRGVGVGAKVAPRQVIGRVGNTGRSTGPHLHFGFKNEKGAWINPTSKTMIATPKLEGERLGRLQKQVAEIRGEIEKTLAAPAVKANDTTDVMVRMRNL
- a CDS encoding FKBP-type peptidyl-prolyl cis-trans isomerase, with protein sequence MNKKMLLAAGAIALAMTGCDQLCQGSAPAKKTALVTEKDKYSYALGAHFGNQAHFQLVTRDSIDLDIDVFIQAFKERYNEDSASFLMNDSVIFQTLTDLSQSRQKEKEMKDSIAAANNKAAGEAFLAQNKTAEGVVTTESGLQYKVITEGTGATPADGHIVKVHYTGTLLDGTKFDSSVDRGEPLEFPIGAVIPGWTEMLKLMKVGEKVTAWIPSDIAYGPRGRGPQIPGNSTLVFEMELIDTHSADEPKAEPAKEEAKAEVKPAKAEKKAPAAKAAKPAAPKAEAKPAAEAPAAAAPAAAPAAAAEAPAAAQ
- the glmS gene encoding glutamine--fructose-6-phosphate transaminase (isomerizing); the protein is MCGIVAYIGQSEALPILVGGLKKLEYRGYDSSGVALIDNDEISTVRASGKISALEAKLKATPVSGSIGIAHTRWATHGAPTEQNAHPHQSFDGKISIVHNGIIENYASLKKRLQADGILFKSETDTEVVTHLIAKFYKGNLKEAVLKALSLIEGTFGLAVICKDEPNTLIGARRGSPLILGIGQNEFFLASDVSAIISHTQKVVYLDDNDVVEIHREKYNLLNTQSQPVQHEVQDVEFDADSIAKGGFAHFMLKEIFEQPEVLRNTMRGRLLCAEGNAKLAGLDTNIRELRNINRIIITACGTSYYAGMVGEYMIEDLAGVPVEVEYASEFRYRNPIIKPGTLVLAISQSGETADTLAALKEAQQKGATALAICNGVGSTIARTSDGGVYLHAGPEIGVASTKAFTSQVTVLAMIALLLGRQRRLSFESGADIVKAMQELPEQVEQTLKLSDQIAGIAQKYVKANNFLYLGRHYNYPVAMEGALKLKEISYIHAEGYPAAEMKHGPIALIDENMPVVVIAPKDALFDKVISNVREIKARGGKVIAITTDDCHPLDEIADHLIKVPKTISMLMPILTCIPLQLMAYHIAVLRGNDVDQPRNLAKSVTVE